A single window of Pseudomonas benzenivorans DNA harbors:
- a CDS encoding Na+/H+ antiporter subunit E → MNTYRWLPHPLLSLSLLVVWLLLVNDLGFGHLLLGALLGWLIPLISQVFWINPPRLQKPYKLALFLLRVLGDIVIANLQVAALILGPTARLRPAFVEIPVRLEDELALTMLASVISLTPGTVSADLSDDRKTLLVHSLDVADEAAMVREIQTRYEAPLLEVFPCSTT, encoded by the coding sequence ATGAATACCTATCGCTGGCTTCCCCATCCGCTGCTGAGCCTGTCCCTGCTGGTGGTCTGGTTGCTGCTGGTCAACGACCTCGGCTTCGGCCACCTGTTGCTCGGCGCGCTGCTGGGCTGGCTGATCCCCCTGATCAGCCAGGTGTTCTGGATCAATCCGCCGCGCCTGCAGAAACCGTACAAGCTGGCCCTGTTCCTGCTGCGGGTGCTCGGCGACATCGTGATCGCCAACCTGCAGGTGGCGGCGCTGATCCTCGGCCCTACCGCCAGGTTGCGCCCGGCCTTCGTCGAGATTCCGGTGCGCCTGGAGGACGAACTGGCCCTGACCATGCTCGCCAGCGTCATCTCGCTGACCCCGGGCACGGTGTCCGCCGACCTCAGCGACGACCGCAAGACCCTGCTGGTGCACAGCCTGGACGTCGCCGACGAGGCGGCCATGGTGCGTGAGATCCAGACCCGCTACGAGGCGCCCCTGCTGGAGGTATTCCCATGCTCGACTACGTGA
- a CDS encoding K+/H+ antiporter subunit F: MLDYVIPLCLAIMGLALLLTLARLIKGPDMPDRILALDTLYINAIALLVLFGVWLGSKLYFEAALLIAVMGFIGTVAVAKYLLRGDIIE, from the coding sequence ATGCTCGACTACGTGATTCCGCTCTGCCTGGCGATCATGGGGCTGGCCCTGCTGCTGACCCTGGCGCGGCTGATCAAGGGCCCGGACATGCCCGACCGCATCCTCGCCCTGGACACCCTGTACATCAACGCCATCGCCCTGCTGGTGCTGTTCGGCGTCTGGCTGGGCTCCAAGCTGTATTTCGAGGCGGCATTGCTGATCGCGGTGATGGGCTTCATCGGCACCGTGGCAGTGGCCAAATACCTGTTGCGCGGCGACATCATCGAATAG
- a CDS encoding Na+/H+ antiporter subunit G, whose translation MNTWIEALVAIALLLGSLFALVGAIGLYRLPDFFMRLHGPTKSTTLGVGGMVIASLIYFGASGEGISLHELLITLFLFITAPVSAHMLAKAAMQQKVRVNDKTRGKPWEQ comes from the coding sequence ATGAATACCTGGATCGAGGCGCTGGTCGCCATCGCACTGCTGCTCGGCAGCCTGTTCGCCCTGGTCGGCGCCATCGGCCTGTATCGCCTGCCGGACTTCTTCATGCGCCTGCACGGGCCGACCAAGTCCACCACCCTGGGCGTCGGCGGCATGGTCATCGCCTCACTGATCTACTTCGGCGCCAGCGGCGAGGGCATCAGCCTGCACGAGCTGCTGATCACCCTGTTCCTGTTCATCACCGCGCCGGTCAGCGCCCACATGCTGGCCAAGGCCGCCATGCAGCAGAAGGTGCGGGTGAACGACAAGACCCGCGGCAAGCCCTGGGAGCAGTAG
- a CDS encoding DMT family transporter translates to MSGQGRGTAVVCLVVAMALWGSSFIALKLAFAELPPLWVIFARMALGSLVFLLAWRWRGRLLYRAGDWKYLLGLAACEPCLYFIFEALALQNTSASQAGMITALLPLLVAMGAFVFLRERISRTTLAGFLLAMAGAVWLSLAGSADAHAPDPLLGNFYELLAMLCATGYTLLLKHLSARYSAFILTAMQAFIGALFFLPLAAWDAPVPQAISPLGIGALLYLGVVVTVGAYGLYNYGVSRLPASQASGFINLIPVFTLVFAMLLLGERLNSEQLLAAMLVFAGVALSQWRSTPPVPAGVLD, encoded by the coding sequence ATGAGCGGGCAGGGCAGAGGGACGGCGGTGGTGTGCCTGGTGGTGGCGATGGCGTTGTGGGGCAGCTCCTTCATCGCCCTGAAACTGGCCTTCGCCGAGCTGCCGCCGCTGTGGGTGATCTTCGCCCGCATGGCCCTGGGCAGCCTGGTGTTCCTGCTGGCCTGGCGTTGGCGTGGGCGCCTGCTGTACCGCGCCGGCGACTGGAAATACCTGCTCGGCCTGGCCGCCTGCGAACCCTGCCTGTACTTCATCTTCGAGGCCCTGGCGCTGCAGAACACCAGCGCCTCCCAGGCCGGCATGATCACCGCGCTGTTGCCGCTGCTGGTCGCCATGGGCGCCTTCGTCTTCCTGCGCGAGCGCATCAGCCGCACCACCCTGGCCGGCTTCCTCCTGGCGATGGCCGGCGCGGTGTGGCTGAGCCTGGCCGGCAGTGCCGACGCCCACGCCCCCGATCCGCTGCTGGGCAACTTCTACGAGCTGCTGGCAATGCTCTGCGCCACCGGCTACACCCTGCTGCTCAAGCACCTCTCGGCGCGCTACTCGGCCTTCATCCTCACCGCCATGCAGGCCTTCATCGGCGCGCTGTTCTTCCTGCCGCTGGCGGCCTGGGATGCACCGGTGCCCCAGGCCATCAGCCCCCTTGGCATCGGTGCCTTGCTCTACCTGGGCGTGGTGGTCACCGTCGGCGCCTATGGCCTGTATAACTACGGCGTCAGCCGCCTGCCGGCCAGCCAGGCGTCCGGCTTCATCAACCTGATTCCGGTGTTCACCCTGGTGTTTGCCATGCTGCTGCTCGGTGAGCGCCTGAACTCCGAACAGCTGCTGGCCGCTATGCTGGTATTCGCCGGCGTGGCGCTGAGCCAGTGGCGCAGCACGCCGCCGGTGCCGGCTGGCGTACTGGATTGA